In Pectobacterium actinidiae, the DNA window TTACGGGATGAGTTTTATCCATGAGGCATTCTGGTTTGAAGGTGCATCTTTTGGTGCCGCCGTTGAGCGTATTCTGCTGGGTCTGAAGGGGAAACCCATGCTGCGCCCCGATCAATCGTCAATATCCGTATATGGCGAAACGATTACCGCAGATCATCCGAGCGTTCACCGCTACCGCTAGCCACCTTCTCTGGCAATCGTCGGATTCACATCGGCCATAACGAATGTGGAGCCGCAGCGCGGTTCTCTGTGAGATTGTTCTCTGTGACATCACCTCATCAGATAAGGTACTATTCCCGCCAAACATACCGCCGCTATGGCGTGCCGGAAAGCGTAACCATCGCGCCGCGATGTGAGGGAAGTGAGATAAATGAGTGAGATGACTCATGACGGCGCAGAAAGCCTTGCGCTGCGCACGTTTACCGAAAATGCATACCTAAATTATTCCATGTACGTCATCATGGACAGGGCATTGCCGTTCATTGGCGATGGCCTGAAGCCCGTGCAGCGTCGCATTGTCTATGCGATGTCCGAGCTGGGGCTGAATGCCAGCGCCAAGTTTAAAAAATCTGCCCGTACCGTGGGTGACGTGTTGGGTAAATACCATCCGCACGGCGACAGCGCCTGCTATGAAGCGATGGTACTGATGGCGCAGCCGTTCTCTTACCGCTATCCGCTGGTGGATGGTCAGGGGAACTGGGGCGCGCCGGACGATCCGAAATCCTTCGCCGCCATGCGTTATACCGAATCGCGGCTGTCCAAATACGCTGAAATCCTGCTGTCGGAGTTAGGGCAGGGCACCGTCGATTACACCCCGAATTTTGACGGCACGATGCAAGAGCCGAAGATGCTGCCTGCGCGTCTGCCTAATATTCTCCTGAACGGTACCACCGGGATCGCCGTCGGGATGGCAACGGATATTCCGCCGCACAACGTGCGTGAAGTCGCTGCTGCTGCGGTAATGCTGCTGGAAAATCCAAAGGCCTCGCTGGACGAGTTATTGCAGCATGTTCAAGGGCCGGATTTCCCGACGGAAGCCGAAATCATCACGCCGCGCGATGAAGTGCGCAAACTCTATCAGAATGGGCGCGGTTCAGTGCGGATGCGTGCGGTCTGGAAGAAAGAAGACGGTGATGTCGTGATTACCGCGCTGCCGCATCAGGTTTCCGGTGCCAAAGTGCTGGAGCAGATTGCCAGCCAGATGCGTGCCAAAAAGCTGCCGATGGTGGAAGACTTACGTGATGAATCCGATCACGAGAACCCAACCCGTTTGGTGCTGGTGCCGCGCTCGAACCGTATCGATATGGATCAGGTGATGAACCACCTGTTTGCCACAACCGATCTGGAAAAGAGCTATCGCGTTAACATGAACATGATCGGTCTGGATGGTCGCCCTGGCGTGAAAGGGCTGGTCGAGATCCTGAGCGAATGGCTGGTGTTCCGCCGCGATACCGTGTGCCGCCGTCTGAACTACCGTCTGGAAAAAGTGCTCAAGCGCCTGCATATCCTTGAAGGCTTGCTGATTGCGTTCCTGAATATCGATGAAGTGATTCATATCATCCGCACGGAAGATGAGCCGAAGCCCGTTCTGATGCGCCAGTTCAGCCTGAGTGAAACACAGGCCGAAGCGATCCTGGAGCTGAAATTACGTCATTTGGCCAAGCTGGAAGAGATGAAAATCCGTGGTGAGCAGGACGATCTGGCAAAAGAGCGCGATCAGCTTCAAGCGCTGCTGGCATCCGATCGTAAGCTCAGCAATCTGATTAAGAAAGAAATTCAGTCTGATGCGCAGACCTATGGTGACGATCGTCGCTCTCCGCTGCATGAACGTGGCGAAGCGAAAGCGATGAGCGAGCACGACTTTGTGCCGTCCGAACCGGTTACGATTGTGCTGTCAGAAATGGGCTGGGTACGTAGCGCGAAAGGGCATGACATCGATCCTGCCGGACTGAGCTACAAAGCAGGCGATAGCTTCCGCGCCGCCGCGAAAGGCAAGAGCAATCAGCCTGTGGTGTTCATTGACTCCACCGGCCGCAGCTACGCGCTGGATCCGATCACGCTGCCTTCCGCACGCGGTCAGGGTGAGCCGCTGACGGGCAAACTTACGCCGCCGCCGGGCGCGACGATTGAACAGGTGCTGATGGCTGCGGACGATCAGCTGTTGCTGATGGCGTCTGATGCGGGCTACGGCTTCGTCTGTACCTTCAACGATCTGGTCGCGCGTAACCGCGCGGGTAAAGCGATGATTACGCTGCCGGATAATGCGAAGGCGCTGGCACCGATCGAGATCAAAGGCGACGATAACCTGCTGATGGCGATCACCGCCGCAGGCAGAATGCTGTTGTTCCCGGTTTCCGATCTGCCACAGCTGTCGAAAGGCAAGGGCAATAAGATTGTGTCCATCTCTTCGGCTGATTTTGCGGAAGGAAAAGACCGTCTGACCTGGTTGTATCTGCTACCGCCACAGGCTTCAGTCACGCTCTACTTCGGTAAGCGTAAGCTGGTGCTGCGCCCGAACGAGCTTCAGAAGTATCAGGGCGAGCGCGGGCGGAAAGGTACGTTGCTGCGTGGGCTACAGCGTATCGACCGGATTGAGGTGGATGCACCGCAGCAAATTAGCACCGGCAGCAGCGAAGAATAACGCCTCCGTATTGCCCTATGCATGTTGAGAAAGGCGGTGTCATACCGCCTTTCTTTAGTTTCCGGTTGCCATCCCGTCGTACATTGAATCACCGTGTGTTTTAGCACGAAATCGCTATACTAGCGGCGGCTGTCGGCTCATGAGGTTGCTATGTTATCCATTTTGCGTTTTTTTATTGTCGTTATATTTTCGATTTTGATCTGTATTTTTGGCTTGTTTTACTGCCTGTTCAGCCCTCGAAATCCCCGCCATGTAGCGACCTTCGGCCATCTTTTTGGTCGCTTGTCCGTCGTGTTTGGCCTGAAAGTGGAAATGCGGATACCGGAAGAAGCGGCGCATTACGGCAACTGCATCTATATCGCGAATCATCAGAACAACTACGATATGGTCACGGTA includes these proteins:
- the parC gene encoding DNA topoisomerase IV subunit A, whose protein sequence is MSEMTHDGAESLALRTFTENAYLNYSMYVIMDRALPFIGDGLKPVQRRIVYAMSELGLNASAKFKKSARTVGDVLGKYHPHGDSACYEAMVLMAQPFSYRYPLVDGQGNWGAPDDPKSFAAMRYTESRLSKYAEILLSELGQGTVDYTPNFDGTMQEPKMLPARLPNILLNGTTGIAVGMATDIPPHNVREVAAAAVMLLENPKASLDELLQHVQGPDFPTEAEIITPRDEVRKLYQNGRGSVRMRAVWKKEDGDVVITALPHQVSGAKVLEQIASQMRAKKLPMVEDLRDESDHENPTRLVLVPRSNRIDMDQVMNHLFATTDLEKSYRVNMNMIGLDGRPGVKGLVEILSEWLVFRRDTVCRRLNYRLEKVLKRLHILEGLLIAFLNIDEVIHIIRTEDEPKPVLMRQFSLSETQAEAILELKLRHLAKLEEMKIRGEQDDLAKERDQLQALLASDRKLSNLIKKEIQSDAQTYGDDRRSPLHERGEAKAMSEHDFVPSEPVTIVLSEMGWVRSAKGHDIDPAGLSYKAGDSFRAAAKGKSNQPVVFIDSTGRSYALDPITLPSARGQGEPLTGKLTPPPGATIEQVLMAADDQLLLMASDAGYGFVCTFNDLVARNRAGKAMITLPDNAKALAPIEIKGDDNLLMAITAAGRMLLFPVSDLPQLSKGKGNKIVSISSADFAEGKDRLTWLYLLPPQASVTLYFGKRKLVLRPNELQKYQGERGRKGTLLRGLQRIDRIEVDAPQQISTGSSEE